From Chloroflexota bacterium:
ATAGAGGAGGGTGTTACGATGGAAACTGAGGAAAAGCAATTGGAGCTTTACAACAGTCTAATGAAGTATAGAGATAAGCGGTCGCAGGTATTGCCAGATGTAGCGGCTGCAGGAAATGCGTTAGGGGAAGCGGTTTATAGTGATGGGGCACTTAATCGTAAGGTTAAGCGCCTAATAGCTATGGCCGTGGCACTTGGTATCGGGTGCATGCCCTGCATAATAGCTCAAACTAAACAGGCAGTTGAAGCTGGAGCCACGAAAGAGGAGGTTCTGGAAGCTGCCTCAGTGCTTCTAGCCATACATGGTACTAGCGGTTATTCTGAATCTTGGAGGGTGGTTAAAGTACTGGAAGAGTTGGGAATGATGTAGATAACCAAGCTATATTGAAGGCGGTTACTATGACCTACCCCCACGAGCCCCACGCCGCGAAACGGGGCTCACCGGGGGCACACATCCTGGCTTATCGTGCAATCACGTTGACTGTACTCTTCCCCCAACACTATAATATAGCTTCGATAGCGATTAAGTTTAGAAAACTAGAGGAGGTGCAGCTATGAAGCTATGGGGTTTTGGAGAGCGATCAGCAGAGCATATATTCATTCGTCTTCTGGGAATAGCCATACTAATTGTCGGTATTGTTACTGGAGCTTTAAATGTAACATTTGGCGGTTTCACCCCTATCCTGTGGTTTTTATTGGCTATTGTTGTATTCATGATCGCGATTTGTACCGAGGTATTAAGAATAGCAGATTTCTTGGAGAGCAAAAAATAGAAGTAGGAAATCTGTATGGTTAGTGAAACGGTACCTGCTGCTGATTAATCACAAAGCTTCTCAGGTCTGGTCTTACCCCACGAGCCCCACGCCGTGGAACTGAGTCTGCAATCACCAGGAAGAAATCATTGCGCCCATCCCCACAATACCAGCACCAACTCGCTATGGGAATATTATTTATGCCACAAAACAGAGAATAAGAAAATCGCCGACGCAATTATGTGATAAAAGTCGCTGATGTTTATCTAAAAAAGAAGCACCATTAAATATGTAGTCGCATTGAGCTAGATTGGAAAAGAGGTGCTATTTTATGAAACCTAAACTGTATATCATAATACCTTTCACAGTGGTCCTTCTTTCTGCATTTACCGCGGGAATTTACTTCGCCATTGATAAAGCGGGATTTATCAGCGACGTCAAAACTGAGGAGCTGCAGACCGTAGAGATTCGGGAATATGAGGGGAAAAATCTGTCCTCGGTCAATGACTTCCGCGAGAACTCCATCAAGGGGCCTCAGTACGTTGATACCGCCACGTACCAGCTTGAAGTCACCGGGCTCGTGGAAAAGCCTCTGAACTTCACCCACGAAGAGGTGATTGACAGCTACAAACACTACGAGAAAATGGTGAGGCTGGACTGCGTAGAGGGGTGGAGCGTCAACATCCTCTGGGAAGGCATGCTGGTGAGGGATATACTGAACGACGCCGGAGTATTGCCGGAGACCAAGAAGGTCATCTTTCACGCCTATGATGAGTACACCACCTCCTTTCCCCTAGACTA
This genomic window contains:
- a CDS encoding carboxymuconolactone decarboxylase family protein, yielding METEEKQLELYNSLMKYRDKRSQVLPDVAAAGNALGEAVYSDGALNRKVKRLIAMAVALGIGCMPCIIAQTKQAVEAGATKEEVLEAASVLLAIHGTSGYSESWRVVKVLEELGMM
- a CDS encoding molybdopterin-dependent oxidoreductase, with protein sequence MKPKLYIIIPFTVVLLSAFTAGIYFAIDKAGFISDVKTEELQTVEIREYEGKNLSSVNDFRENSIKGPQYVDTATYQLEVTGLVEKPLNFTHEEVIDSYKHYEKMVRLDCVEGWSVNILWEGMLVRDILNDAGVLPETKKVIFHAYDEYTTSFPLDYIMGNDIIMAYKMNGIIMPPERGYPFQLVSESKWGYKWIKWITKIELSDDEYHRGYWESRGYSNHADLDESFFEYMP